From the Pseudomonas baltica genome, one window contains:
- a CDS encoding putative RNA methyltransferase, translating into MLTCPLCTAMLAKAENGMVCPSGHRFDRARQGYLNLLPVQHKNSRDPGDNLAMVEARRDFLNEGHYAPVAARLAELAAKHWPQRWLDIGCGEGYYTAQIAEALPRSDGYALDISREAVKRACKRAPGVNWLVASMARVPLADASCQFLTSVFSPLDWNEAKRLLSPGGGLMRVGPTSGHLMELREALYDEVREYVDDKHLAQVPDGLKLDHSETLTFKLKLIDAPSRANLLAMTPHGWRASAERRAAVIEQDKPFLVTVSMRYDYFVAH; encoded by the coding sequence ATGCTCACTTGCCCACTCTGCACAGCCATGCTCGCCAAGGCTGAAAACGGCATGGTCTGCCCCAGCGGCCATCGTTTCGATCGCGCGCGCCAGGGCTACCTGAACCTGTTGCCGGTGCAGCACAAGAACAGCCGCGATCCGGGCGACAACCTGGCCATGGTCGAAGCCCGCCGCGATTTCCTCAACGAAGGTCATTATGCCCCCGTGGCGGCGCGCCTGGCCGAGCTGGCCGCCAAACACTGGCCGCAGCGCTGGCTCGACATCGGCTGTGGCGAGGGTTACTACACCGCGCAAATCGCCGAAGCCTTGCCACGCTCCGACGGTTACGCCCTGGACATCTCCCGCGAGGCCGTCAAGCGCGCCTGCAAACGTGCGCCTGGGGTCAACTGGCTGGTGGCGAGCATGGCCCGGGTGCCGTTGGCGGATGCCAGCTGTCAGTTCCTCACCAGCGTGTTCAGCCCGCTGGACTGGAACGAGGCCAAGCGTCTGCTCAGCCCCGGCGGCGGTCTGATGCGAGTGGGGCCGACCAGCGGCCACCTGATGGAACTGCGCGAGGCGCTATACGACGAAGTGCGCGAATACGTCGACGACAAGCACTTGGCCCAGGTGCCGGACGGCCTGAAACTCGATCACAGCGAAACCCTGACCTTCAAGCTCAAACTGATCGACGCGCCCTCACGCGCCAATCTGCTGGCCATGACGCCCCACGGCTGGCGCGCCAGTGCCGAACGCCGCGCCGCAGTGATCGAACAGGACAAGCCGTTCCTGGTCACTGTTTCCATGCGTTACGATTATTTCGTCGCACACTAA
- the plsB gene encoding glycerol-3-phosphate 1-O-acyltransferase PlsB, which produces MTRSPLRRLFFGTLRRLLYLWVRSETINQSSFNLNLDRSRPTFYVLQSPSVSDLAVVDRECSKANLPRPVLPVAIGSQMEPMAYFYLTPAPDWLGRQDKRGAPPTLERLVKLLIEDTSQDAQIVPVSVFWGQSPASESSPWKLLFADSWAVTGRLRRLVTILILGRKTRVQFAAPIQLRELVSHNKGQERTVRLAQRTLRVHFRNQKTAVIGPDISHRRNLVKGLIHDPLVRQAISEEAERQHIPLAKAEAQALRYGNEIASDYTYTAIRFLEVVLSWFWNKIYDGVKVNHIEGVQDIAQGNEIIYVPCHRSHIDYLLLSYLLFRNGLTTPHIAAGINLNMPVIGALLRRGGAFFMRRTFKGNPLYTAVFNEYLHTLFTKGFPVEYFVEGGRSRTGRMLQPKTGMLAITMRSFLRSSRTPIVFVPVYIGYERVLEGRTYLGELRGATKKKESIFDIFKVIGALKQKFGQVAVNFGEPIKLAEFLEREQPGWREQDLGPQYKPEWLNATTHRLGETVARHLNEAAAVNPVNLVALALLATSRLALDERALARVLDLYLALLRQVPYSPHTTVPEGDARSLIDHVKSMDLLAEQADALGKIYYLDEQNAVLMTYYRNNVLHIFALPALLASFFQSSSRMNREQILRYTKALYPFLQKELFIRWDIVELDAVVDQWLVAFVEHGLLRLENDLYLRPAPSSRHFVLLTLLSRTIAQTLQRFYMAIALLLNAGQSNLTSEELEELCTVMAQRLSILHGLNAPEFFDKSLFRHFIQSLLDVGVVRRGEDGKLGYHEMLGELAEGAAKRVLPPDIRLSIRQVALHRNEDAADLAIIDSP; this is translated from the coding sequence ATGACCCGATCACCGCTGCGCCGTCTCTTCTTTGGTACCCTGCGCCGATTGCTCTACCTGTGGGTGCGTTCCGAGACCATCAACCAGTCCTCGTTCAATCTCAACCTGGACCGCAGTCGGCCGACGTTCTACGTGCTGCAGTCGCCGTCGGTGAGCGATCTGGCGGTAGTGGATCGCGAGTGCAGCAAAGCCAATCTGCCGCGCCCGGTGCTGCCCGTGGCGATCGGTTCGCAAATGGAACCAATGGCCTATTTTTACCTGACCCCGGCCCCCGACTGGCTGGGCCGTCAGGATAAACGCGGGGCACCGCCGACCCTCGAACGGCTGGTCAAGCTGCTGATCGAAGACACCAGCCAGGACGCGCAGATCGTGCCGGTCAGCGTGTTCTGGGGGCAGTCGCCGGCCAGCGAGTCGAGCCCCTGGAAGCTGCTGTTCGCCGACAGCTGGGCAGTCACCGGGCGCCTGCGCCGGCTGGTCACCATCCTGATCCTCGGCCGCAAGACTCGGGTGCAATTCGCCGCGCCCATTCAGCTGCGCGAACTAGTCAGTCACAACAAGGGCCAGGAGCGTACCGTGCGCTTGGCCCAGCGCACCCTGCGTGTGCACTTTCGCAACCAGAAGACCGCCGTCATCGGTCCCGACATCTCGCACCGGCGCAATCTGGTCAAGGGCCTGATCCACGACCCGCTGGTGCGCCAAGCCATCAGCGAAGAAGCCGAACGCCAGCACATTCCCCTGGCCAAAGCCGAAGCCCAGGCGCTGCGTTATGGCAACGAGATCGCCTCGGACTACACCTACACCGCCATCCGCTTCCTCGAAGTGGTGCTGAGCTGGTTCTGGAACAAGATCTACGACGGCGTCAAGGTCAACCATATCGAAGGTGTGCAGGACATCGCCCAGGGCAACGAGATCATCTACGTGCCCTGCCACCGCAGCCATATCGACTACCTGCTGCTGTCCTACCTGCTGTTTCGCAACGGCCTGACCACGCCGCATATCGCTGCCGGCATCAACCTCAACATGCCGGTGATCGGCGCGCTGCTGCGCCGCGGCGGGGCGTTTTTCATGCGCCGCACCTTCAAGGGCAATCCGCTCTACACCGCGGTGTTCAACGAGTATCTGCACACCCTCTTCACCAAGGGCTTCCCGGTGGAGTACTTCGTCGAAGGCGGACGCTCGCGCACCGGGCGCATGCTGCAGCCAAAAACCGGCATGCTGGCGATCACGATGCGCAGTTTCCTGCGTTCTTCACGCACGCCTATCGTCTTCGTGCCGGTGTATATCGGCTACGAGCGAGTGCTTGAAGGCCGTACCTACCTGGGCGAATTGCGCGGAGCCACCAAGAAGAAAGAATCGATCTTCGATATCTTCAAGGTCATCGGCGCACTCAAGCAGAAGTTCGGCCAAGTGGCGGTCAACTTCGGCGAACCGATCAAGCTGGCCGAGTTTCTCGAACGCGAGCAACCTGGCTGGCGCGAGCAGGACCTAGGGCCGCAGTACAAGCCGGAGTGGCTGAACGCAACCACCCACCGCCTGGGCGAAACCGTGGCGCGGCATCTCAACGAAGCCGCAGCGGTGAACCCCGTCAACCTGGTGGCCCTGGCGCTGTTGGCCACCTCGCGCCTGGCGCTGGACGAGCGGGCGCTGGCGCGGGTGCTCGACCTGTACCTGGCCTTGTTGCGCCAGGTGCCCTACTCGCCGCACACCACGGTGCCCGAGGGCGATGCCCGCAGCCTGATCGATCACGTCAAAAGCATGGATCTGCTGGCCGAACAGGCCGATGCGCTGGGCAAGATCTACTATCTGGACGAACAGAACGCCGTCCTGATGACCTATTACCGCAACAACGTATTGCACATCTTCGCCCTGCCGGCGCTGCTGGCGAGCTTCTTCCAGAGCTCTTCGCGCATGAACCGCGAGCAGATCCTGCGCTACACCAAAGCGCTGTACCCGTTCCTGCAAAAGGAGCTGTTCATTCGCTGGGACATCGTGGAGCTGGACGCGGTGGTGGATCAGTGGCTGGTGGCATTCGTCGAGCACGGCCTGTTGCGCCTGGAGAACGACCTGTACCTGCGCCCAGCACCAAGCTCGCGGCATTTCGTGCTGCTGACGCTGCTGTCGCGCACCATCGCCCAGACCCTGCAACGCTTCTACATGGCCATCGCCTTGCTGCTCAACGCCGGTCAAAGCAACCTGACCAGCGAGGAGCTGGAAGAACTGTGCACGGTCATGGCTCAGCGCCTGTCGATTCTGCATGGTCTCAACGCGCCGGAGTTTTTCGACAAAAGCTTGTTCCGCCACTTTATCCAGAGCCTGCTGGACGTCGGCGTGGTGCGCCGCGGCGAGGACGGCAAGCTCGGCTACCATGAAATGCTCGGCGAACTGGCCGAAGGCGCGGCCAAACGCGTGCTGCCGCCGGACATTCGCCTCTCTATTCGCCAGGTCGCCTTGCACCGCAACGAGGACGCAGCCGACCTGGCCATCATCGACTCGCCTTGA